One stretch of Paenibacillus sp. FSL R5-0341 DNA includes these proteins:
- the spoIIIAA gene encoding stage III sporulation protein AA, translated as MKVNWKELFPEPIRTILGRMPPALLEQVEEVRIREGRPLEINAGNTYHFLTSQGSPTGKPEEAYVPQKEVTHRLLDLISNHSLYTLEEELRKGFITIPGGHRIGLAGRTVLSGGRVEYLRDINGFNVRVAREVHGVADRILPYLLDMKSGQVFHTLILSPPQQGKTTLLRDLARQISSGTKLTGGSELVQGIRPRLKVGIVDERSEIAGSYKGVPGFDVGPRTDVMDGCPKAEGMMMMLRSMSPDVLIVDEIGRPEDAEAVMEALHAGVSVIATAHGRDLSELSARPALRTLIAEQMFQRYVQLQRTSRGMTFRLADGKMRVLQQTGAGGEAFG; from the coding sequence ATGAAGGTGAACTGGAAGGAACTTTTTCCGGAACCGATCCGAACTATTCTCGGAAGAATGCCACCCGCTCTGTTGGAACAAGTGGAGGAAGTACGTATTCGTGAAGGCAGACCCCTGGAGATTAATGCAGGCAACACATACCACTTCCTGACATCTCAAGGTAGCCCGACAGGGAAACCGGAAGAAGCGTATGTTCCTCAGAAAGAGGTGACTCACAGGTTGCTGGATCTGATCAGTAACCATTCACTTTATACATTGGAAGAGGAACTGCGCAAAGGGTTCATCACCATACCCGGGGGACATCGAATTGGACTTGCTGGCCGAACGGTACTAAGTGGTGGGCGTGTCGAATATCTGCGCGACATCAACGGATTTAATGTTCGGGTAGCGCGTGAGGTACATGGAGTGGCTGATCGTATCCTTCCTTATCTTCTCGACATGAAGAGCGGACAGGTCTTCCATACATTGATCCTTTCACCGCCTCAACAAGGAAAAACGACGTTACTGCGAGATCTGGCGAGACAAATTAGCAGTGGTACGAAGCTTACAGGGGGCAGTGAACTGGTTCAGGGAATACGTCCGCGTCTGAAAGTGGGCATTGTGGATGAAAGGTCCGAAATCGCCGGGAGCTACAAAGGAGTACCTGGATTCGACGTAGGCCCACGAACAGATGTCATGGACGGTTGTCCGAAGGCTGAGGGCATGATGATGATGCTTCGCTCCATGTCGCCCGATGTCCTCATTGTGGACGAGATCGGTCGTCCGGAGGATGCTGAGGCGGTGATGGAAGCCCTGCATGCAGGTGTCTCTGTGATCGCGACTGCTCATGGCCGTGACCTATCAGAGTTGTCGGCCAGGCCCGCGCTCAGAACCTTAATTGCGGAGCAGATGTTTCAACGTTATGTCCAGCTGCAACGGACGAGCCGGGGCATGACCTTTCGGCTGGCTGATGGCAAAATGCGTGTGTTGCAGCAGACCGGGGCAGGAGGTGAAGCCTTTGGTTAA
- a CDS encoding 2-phosphosulfolactate phosphatase → MRVDVVGNVNEVRTIDIAGRSAVVIDVLCTTSTIVTALAHDAAAVIAVETVPQAKQMEVKDCIRGGERFDKKISGFEVGNSPYEYMTEDIADKTIILTTTDGTRALIKASRAKHVLAGSFLNVRAVAAILCELQRDVLLLCAGNQDEFALEDALCAGCIIDELHRQSCSPIQLNDLGIVLYQAVSQCQESIPELVQGSVSGRRLEKLGRVHDISYCSQLNLLDCVPEMGEGNRMQPYRGIRGGKIFKLL, encoded by the coding sequence GTGCGAGTTGATGTGGTAGGCAATGTGAATGAAGTACGTACCATTGATATTGCAGGGCGAAGTGCGGTTGTTATTGATGTATTGTGTACGACCAGCACGATTGTTACGGCCCTGGCGCATGATGCTGCGGCTGTAATTGCCGTAGAGACGGTTCCGCAAGCCAAGCAGATGGAAGTGAAAGATTGTATTCGAGGCGGAGAGCGTTTTGACAAAAAAATTAGCGGATTCGAGGTGGGTAACTCCCCCTATGAATATATGACTGAGGACATTGCAGATAAAACGATCATCCTGACCACAACCGATGGAACCCGAGCCTTGATCAAAGCTTCCAGGGCGAAACATGTACTAGCTGGATCATTTCTCAATGTCAGGGCTGTCGCAGCAATTCTGTGCGAACTTCAACGAGATGTATTGCTGTTATGTGCGGGGAATCAGGATGAATTTGCACTGGAGGACGCCTTGTGTGCTGGATGTATCATCGACGAACTGCACCGTCAATCCTGTTCTCCCATCCAACTAAATGATCTAGGCATAGTACTTTATCAGGCGGTATCCCAATGTCAGGAAAGCATCCCGGAGCTGGTGCAGGGGTCTGTTAGCGGGCGTAGACTTGAAAAGTTAGGCAGGGTTCATGACATTTCATATTGCTCTCAATTAAATCTGCTGGATTGTGTTCCCGAGATGGGGGAAGGGAACCGCATGCAACCTTATAGAGGCATACGCGGGGGGAAGATATTCAAGTTGCTGTGA
- a CDS encoding aspartate kinase, with the protein MSLYVMKFGGSSVGDTERMKRVAGRVVEKADEGHRCVVVVSAMGDTTDDLIDQAKQLNSDLPAREMDMLLTTGEQISISLLSMAIQALGRKAVSFTGWQAGFRTEPVHGKARIHDIHPDRVNAALAEGNIVIVAGFQGMTEDGEITTLGRGGSDTTAVALAAAIKADACEIYTDVDGIYSTDPRIVKVARKLKEISYDEMLELANLGAAVLHPRAVEYAKHSGVPLIVRSSFNHNEGTVVKEEAAMEQGVVVSGIAYDKNVARISILGVPDVPGVLAEVFGALASNQLDVDIIVQSGVMDGKADFSFSVALSDRENALRVIEGLHSRLPYREVTSEENLVKISIVGAGMVSHPGVAAKMFKVISAEGVSIKMVSTSEIKVSCVIDGDKLHDVIKALHTAYDLDTAEQAVIGGPQDRR; encoded by the coding sequence TTGTCATTGTACGTCATGAAATTTGGGGGCAGCTCGGTCGGAGATACTGAACGCATGAAGCGTGTAGCCGGACGTGTTGTAGAAAAAGCTGATGAAGGACATCGGTGTGTAGTCGTGGTTTCGGCCATGGGGGATACAACTGATGATTTGATTGATCAGGCAAAACAACTGAATAGTGATCTGCCTGCTCGTGAGATGGATATGCTCTTAACGACAGGAGAACAGATTTCGATCTCCTTGTTATCGATGGCTATTCAAGCGCTTGGACGGAAGGCAGTATCGTTTACGGGCTGGCAAGCGGGATTCCGCACAGAGCCGGTTCACGGAAAAGCACGTATTCATGATATTCATCCCGACCGTGTGAATGCAGCGCTTGCTGAAGGCAACATTGTTATTGTTGCAGGCTTCCAGGGCATGACGGAAGACGGCGAGATCACAACGCTGGGGCGTGGTGGTTCGGATACAACAGCTGTAGCGCTGGCCGCAGCCATTAAGGCTGATGCGTGTGAGATCTATACGGATGTAGATGGAATCTATTCTACAGACCCGCGGATCGTTAAGGTTGCGCGTAAACTGAAGGAAATATCGTATGACGAAATGCTGGAACTCGCTAATTTGGGAGCAGCGGTGCTGCATCCGCGTGCAGTAGAGTACGCGAAGCATTCCGGTGTACCTTTAATTGTAAGATCCAGCTTTAACCATAATGAAGGAACGGTTGTGAAGGAGGAAGCAGCAATGGAACAAGGCGTAGTGGTTAGTGGGATTGCCTATGACAAAAACGTGGCTCGCATCAGTATTTTGGGTGTGCCGGATGTACCAGGAGTTCTGGCTGAAGTATTTGGTGCGCTTGCATCCAATCAGCTAGATGTGGACATCATCGTTCAGAGCGGAGTGATGGATGGCAAAGCGGATTTCTCGTTCTCTGTTGCGCTGTCTGATCGTGAGAACGCATTGCGTGTCATTGAAGGCCTTCACAGCCGCTTGCCTTACCGTGAAGTCACATCTGAAGAGAACCTCGTTAAAATCTCCATTGTTGGCGCAGGCATGGTTAGTCACCCGGGTGTAGCTGCCAAGATGTTCAAAGTCATTTCCGCTGAGGGCGTGAGCATCAAGATGGTGAGCACTTCCGAGATCAAAGTATCTTGTGTCATTGACGGAGATAAGCTGCATGACGTTATTAAGGCATTGCATACAGCATATGATCTCGACACTGCTGAGCAAGCCGTTATTGGTGGACCTCAAGATCGCAGATAA
- the efp gene encoding elongation factor P, which yields MISVNDFKTGLTVQVDNDIYTVLDFQHVKPGKGAAFVRSKLKNLRNGNTVEKTFRAGETIGRAIIENRGVSYLYASGTEHTFMDNETYDQFTLTSDQLEWELNFLKENMVVKIVSYQGEILGIDLPTSVELKVVETEPSVKGNTAQGATKNAKVETGLNVQVPLFINEGDVLLIDTREGKYSSRA from the coding sequence GTGATTTCAGTAAACGATTTTAAAACAGGCTTGACCGTGCAAGTAGATAACGATATCTATACCGTGCTTGATTTCCAACACGTTAAACCAGGTAAAGGCGCTGCCTTCGTACGTTCCAAATTGAAAAACCTGCGTAATGGTAACACCGTTGAAAAAACATTCCGTGCTGGTGAAACGATTGGTCGTGCGATCATCGAAAACCGTGGCGTATCCTACCTGTATGCAAGTGGTACAGAGCACACGTTCATGGATAACGAAACTTATGACCAGTTCACATTGACTAGTGATCAACTGGAATGGGAATTGAACTTCCTGAAAGAAAACATGGTCGTTAAGATCGTGAGCTACCAAGGTGAAATTCTCGGAATTGACTTGCCAACAAGCGTTGAGTTGAAAGTTGTCGAGACTGAGCCAAGCGTTAAAGGTAACACTGCACAAGGTGCTACCAAAAATGCAAAAGTGGAAACAGGCTTGAACGTACAGGTTCCTTTGTTCATTAACGAAGGTGACGTTCTCCTGATTGATACACGTGAAGGTAAATACTCTTCCCGTGCGTAA
- a CDS encoding Xaa-Pro peptidase family protein, whose product MENKRVNKLREAMRERELAAMLITNPINRRYMTGFTGSAGYVLITEQDAYLLTDFRYMSQAPQQAKGFTVVEHGAKPMDTVRELLASANIKEVGFEQDSVTFGTHAAYAEALQSIELKAVSGIVEQLRMFKDQEEIAVMQRAADLADATFSHVLQFAKPGMTEREVDLEMEFFMRKHGATSSSFDTIVASGERSAMPHGVASSKVIGQNELITFDFGALLDGYCSDLTRTIATGTPVPELRKIYDIVLEAQLHTLENLKPGMTGREADALARDIIAGHGYGDQFGHSTGHGLGMEVHEAPRLSKLSDDVLKPGMVVTVEPGIYIDGLGGVRIEDDVVITETGIHILTKSDKKFTVIG is encoded by the coding sequence ATGGAAAACAAACGAGTAAATAAGTTGCGTGAAGCCATGCGTGAGCGTGAACTCGCAGCAATGCTGATTACAAACCCGATTAACCGTCGCTATATGACGGGCTTTACAGGCTCGGCGGGATATGTGCTGATTACGGAACAGGATGCATATTTGCTGACTGATTTCCGTTATATGTCACAAGCGCCTCAGCAAGCCAAAGGATTTACCGTTGTGGAGCATGGAGCTAAGCCGATGGATACGGTGCGCGAATTGCTGGCATCGGCAAATATTAAAGAAGTTGGCTTTGAGCAGGATAGTGTTACATTCGGAACGCACGCTGCTTATGCTGAAGCACTTCAGTCTATTGAACTGAAAGCTGTATCCGGAATTGTGGAACAACTTCGCATGTTCAAGGATCAAGAAGAGATTGCGGTCATGCAGAGAGCAGCAGATCTGGCGGATGCCACGTTCAGCCACGTTTTGCAGTTTGCAAAACCAGGCATGACGGAGCGTGAAGTGGATCTGGAGATGGAGTTTTTCATGCGCAAACATGGAGCAACGTCCTCTTCGTTCGACACGATTGTAGCATCGGGTGAACGTTCCGCTATGCCTCACGGTGTAGCGAGCAGCAAGGTCATCGGACAAAATGAGTTAATTACATTTGACTTCGGTGCACTTTTGGACGGATACTGTTCAGATCTGACACGTACCATTGCAACAGGCACACCTGTACCTGAACTGCGCAAAATTTATGACATTGTACTGGAAGCTCAGTTACATACGCTGGAGAACCTGAAACCGGGCATGACCGGACGGGAAGCAGATGCACTGGCTCGTGATATCATTGCAGGTCACGGATATGGAGATCAATTCGGACACAGCACAGGCCACGGTCTGGGTATGGAAGTTCACGAAGCTCCTCGCTTGTCCAAGCTTAGCGACGATGTATTGAAACCGGGTATGGTTGTTACCGTTGAACCGGGTATATATATTGACGGGCTTGGCGGCGTGCGTATCGAGGATGACGTAGTGATTACCGAGACGGGTATTCATATTCTCACGAAGTCGGACAAGAAGTTCACCGTAATCGGCTAA
- the aroQ gene encoding type II 3-dehydroquinate dehydratase has translation MKRIIVINGPNLNMLGVREPGIYGTLSLKDIEDKIRRQADELGVSIAFYQSNHEGDIIDRIHAAMGEAEGIILNAGAFTHYSYAIRDAINAVKVPTVEVHLSNIHAREAFRHHSVIAAETIGQIAGFGEVSYELGLLALVRHLDKQT, from the coding sequence ATGAAACGAATTATTGTGATCAATGGTCCGAACCTGAACATGCTTGGTGTACGTGAACCGGGCATCTATGGAACGCTTAGTCTGAAGGATATTGAGGACAAAATTCGCAGACAGGCTGATGAACTTGGCGTCTCCATCGCTTTTTATCAATCAAACCATGAAGGGGACATCATTGACCGCATTCATGCAGCAATGGGTGAGGCAGAAGGAATTATACTGAATGCCGGAGCATTTACCCATTATAGCTATGCTATACGTGATGCAATCAATGCTGTAAAAGTCCCTACGGTGGAAGTACATCTATCCAACATTCATGCACGCGAAGCGTTCAGACATCATTCAGTGATTGCAGCGGAAACAATCGGGCAGATTGCCGGATTTGGCGAAGTAAGCTATGAACTGGGATTGCTGGCTCTTGTGCGTCATCTGGACAAACAAACCTGA
- a CDS encoding YqhR family membrane protein: MTERKHEDTSQDEGQRPKERQQKDKGRRATQRQGQAHYYTKPFSFALELGFFAGFIWGGLHWLFYLLHFTIVPVGFLAEPFFKHEYIYTAAGHLTGWLFFIVFSILASLLYTFTIRKLKGPIPGMVYGIVWWLILFILVGPKLGMMKPLNDLTWDSIITELCFFLLWGLFIGYTVAMEYTDERKREPEQAGA, from the coding sequence ATGACAGAACGCAAGCATGAAGATACATCACAAGATGAAGGTCAACGTCCGAAAGAACGGCAGCAAAAAGACAAGGGCAGGCGCGCTACCCAAAGGCAAGGTCAAGCACACTACTACACCAAGCCATTTTCCTTTGCGTTAGAGCTTGGCTTCTTTGCCGGTTTTATCTGGGGTGGGCTACACTGGCTATTCTATCTGTTGCATTTTACAATTGTGCCGGTGGGATTTCTGGCCGAGCCTTTTTTCAAACATGAATATATATATACCGCAGCTGGGCATTTGACAGGCTGGCTGTTTTTTATCGTCTTTTCCATCTTGGCTTCCTTGCTTTACACGTTCACGATTCGAAAACTGAAAGGACCTATACCCGGCATGGTGTATGGAATCGTCTGGTGGCTGATTCTCTTTATACTGGTAGGACCAAAACTGGGGATGATGAAGCCTTTGAACGATTTAACGTGGGATTCGATCATCACGGAACTCTGTTTCTTTTTGTTATGGGGGCTGTTCATTGGTTACACGGTAGCCATGGAGTATACGGATGAACGCAAACGCGAGCCGGAGCAAGCGGGGGCATAG
- a CDS encoding DUF1385 domain-containing protein: MPQQSKPVSYGGQAVIEGVMFGGKHVNVTAVRRKDGEITYLEVPKQDKSWVTKLRRIPLLRGIVSIIDSSVKGSRHLNYSADAYADDELEPEEKAKQKEKEGSGWSLSMIIGVTAVAILSFLFGKVVLTLLPVVIENFLFKNAFDNQFLHNLLEGGIKLILLLAYLWLISQTPMIKRLFQYHGAEHKVISAHEAGEELTPENVQKYSRLHYRCGSSFIMLTVIIGVFLYSLFTYDNLWERMGQRLLLLPVVLGISFELLKLTNSVRDIPVLRYLGYPGLWLQLLTTKEPTNEQVEVSIASFNRMRELDAKLANVSATSEVPVATLDPVKG; encoded by the coding sequence TTGCCTCAACAATCCAAGCCTGTCAGCTATGGGGGGCAAGCTGTCATTGAAGGCGTAATGTTCGGTGGGAAACATGTCAACGTTACAGCTGTTCGTAGAAAAGACGGCGAAATTACGTATCTGGAAGTTCCCAAGCAAGACAAGTCCTGGGTCACGAAATTGCGGCGGATTCCTTTATTACGCGGAATTGTCAGCATTATAGATTCAAGTGTCAAAGGTAGCAGACATCTCAATTATTCTGCTGACGCCTATGCTGATGATGAACTGGAACCGGAAGAAAAAGCCAAGCAAAAAGAGAAAGAAGGTTCGGGCTGGAGCCTTAGCATGATCATTGGTGTAACTGCAGTAGCTATCCTTTCATTCCTTTTTGGTAAAGTTGTGCTGACACTGCTTCCTGTTGTTATCGAGAATTTTCTATTTAAAAATGCATTCGACAATCAGTTTTTGCATAATTTACTGGAAGGCGGCATTAAGCTGATCCTGTTACTCGCCTATCTCTGGTTAATCTCACAGACGCCTATGATCAAACGTCTCTTCCAGTATCATGGAGCGGAACACAAGGTGATCAGCGCTCATGAAGCCGGCGAAGAATTGACACCAGAGAACGTGCAAAAGTACAGCCGACTGCACTACCGTTGCGGAAGCAGTTTCATTATGTTGACTGTCATTATTGGGGTGTTTCTCTACTCCCTCTTCACGTACGATAACCTCTGGGAACGGATGGGCCAGCGTTTGCTGTTGTTGCCTGTTGTACTGGGCATTTCTTTTGAACTGTTAAAGCTTACGAACTCCGTACGTGATATTCCTGTACTGCGTTATCTCGGATACCCGGGATTGTGGCTGCAATTGCTGACAACAAAAGAACCGACCAATGAACAGGTTGAAGTATCGATTGCTTCGTTCAATCGTATGCGTGAGTTGGATGCCAAGCTCGCCAATGTCTCTGCCACATCAGAAGTACCTGTTGCAACACTCGATCCTGTGAAAGGGTGA
- a CDS encoding patatin-like phospholipase family protein, giving the protein MLINAVFEGGGVKGISLAGAVQGAQDCGIQFNRVAGTSSGSIVAALLAAGYRAEEMKVIIENTPFASLLRRSPIFNTRWIGPAARLFLKKGLYSGEALESWIRKMLEQKGIRTFADLPQGKLLITASDISNGTILVLPDDIRRFGIDPAKLDVAKAVRMSCSIPYFFDPVVIRKSPVFSKGLPFQDQFVYVVDGGLLSNFPLWLFDGDRTERGGDVIPVVGFKMVGKTEVEPARIKGPLSMLQALVETMLTAHDERYIEQINRFRTVKIPTLGIKPTQFHLSLQDSTALYRSGATAGTEFFNGWNTKMYGDQLDKQRKELRKKQAEVPPLIPV; this is encoded by the coding sequence GTGTTAATTAACGCGGTGTTTGAAGGTGGAGGCGTCAAGGGAATCTCGCTTGCGGGTGCTGTGCAGGGTGCTCAAGACTGCGGCATTCAGTTTAATCGCGTAGCAGGCACATCATCTGGTTCCATAGTAGCTGCACTGCTGGCGGCGGGTTACCGGGCCGAAGAGATGAAAGTCATTATTGAGAATACGCCGTTTGCTTCATTGCTGCGTCGTTCCCCCATATTTAATACCCGATGGATCGGACCCGCAGCTAGGCTGTTCTTGAAGAAAGGACTGTATTCGGGAGAAGCGCTTGAATCTTGGATTCGCAAGATGCTGGAGCAGAAAGGTATTCGCACCTTTGCTGACTTGCCCCAAGGCAAGCTGCTTATTACCGCATCAGATATATCCAATGGCACCATTCTGGTGCTGCCGGACGATATTCGGCGTTTCGGAATCGATCCTGCCAAGCTGGATGTTGCGAAAGCGGTACGTATGAGTTGCAGTATTCCGTATTTTTTCGATCCGGTCGTGATACGCAAATCGCCGGTATTCTCCAAAGGTCTACCTTTTCAAGATCAGTTCGTATATGTCGTGGATGGTGGATTGCTTAGCAATTTTCCGCTGTGGCTCTTTGATGGGGATCGTACAGAACGAGGGGGAGACGTTATTCCGGTTGTCGGATTCAAAATGGTGGGTAAGACGGAAGTGGAACCTGCCCGGATTAAAGGACCGCTAAGCATGCTTCAGGCCCTTGTGGAGACGATGCTCACAGCACATGATGAGCGCTATATCGAACAGATTAACCGGTTTCGGACAGTGAAGATACCAACGCTTGGGATTAAACCGACGCAGTTTCATTTATCGTTACAGGACAGTACGGCTTTATATCGTTCTGGTGCTACTGCGGGAACTGAATTTTTTAATGGGTGGAATACGAAAATGTATGGTGATCAGTTGGACAAACAAAGAAAAGAACTGCGCAAGAAACAGGCGGAAGTCCCGCCTCTGATCCCTGTATAA
- a CDS encoding family 10 glycosylhydrolase, which yields MKFRKGLMLLLIFVLGLQTAGMTAQAAGQKEIAIFLDGNRLESDVSPYILPKVNVTMVPLRVISEGLGASVLWSQATRTVTIQKSDSVISMTSGRQQATVDNAVVGLDASVELKQGRVMVPIRFVSENLGIRVNWNQAAQTIDLYTGDESVPTPEPTPATPAEPGGTGTVPASEEMRGAWISTVNGDWPSSSAKGNIEKQKQEYTKQLDTLQGMGINAVFVQVRANGDAIYPSGLVPWNSVLTGTQGKDPGYDPLAFMVEEAHKRGLEFHAWFNPFRATNSASTSNLAANHISKLHPDWIVNASGKMYINPGIPEARQHIIDTIMEVVNQYDIDGVHLDDYFYPSNVTFNDDAAFKTYNTLNTKDRAEWRRDNINQFVKQLGQSIHRAKANVEYGISPFGVWRNKSVDLTGSDTKAGVTAYDSMNADVRTWINQEWIDYVAPQVYWSMTLSVARYDKVVDWWANEVANTNVKLYIGHSPYKLGTPEIGWQTSQEIIDQLNYNKKYASVKGDIYFSSQYLTKNPLGLIAKLKAYYGL from the coding sequence ATGAAGTTTCGTAAAGGATTGATGCTGCTGCTTATTTTTGTACTTGGATTACAGACAGCAGGCATGACGGCACAAGCAGCCGGGCAGAAGGAAATCGCTATTTTTCTAGACGGCAACCGTTTGGAATCGGATGTATCTCCATACATCTTGCCCAAAGTAAATGTAACGATGGTACCTCTGCGTGTGATTAGCGAAGGACTGGGTGCATCGGTTCTGTGGTCTCAGGCTACACGTACCGTGACTATCCAGAAATCCGATTCAGTTATCTCAATGACGAGTGGACGCCAACAGGCAACCGTGGATAACGCTGTAGTAGGTCTGGATGCATCGGTAGAATTAAAGCAAGGTCGGGTCATGGTACCCATTCGATTCGTGAGTGAGAACCTTGGCATTCGAGTGAACTGGAATCAGGCCGCCCAGACCATTGATCTGTACACAGGAGATGAATCAGTGCCAACTCCTGAACCAACTCCCGCAACCCCAGCAGAGCCTGGAGGCACGGGTACTGTACCAGCTTCTGAAGAGATGCGGGGAGCCTGGATCTCCACGGTGAATGGAGACTGGCCTTCATCCAGCGCTAAGGGAAATATAGAGAAGCAAAAGCAGGAATACACGAAACAGCTCGATACACTGCAAGGTATGGGAATTAACGCCGTATTTGTCCAAGTGAGAGCGAACGGGGATGCCATCTATCCTTCAGGTCTGGTACCTTGGAACAGCGTATTGACAGGAACACAGGGTAAAGATCCCGGCTATGATCCTCTAGCGTTCATGGTTGAGGAGGCACACAAACGTGGTCTGGAATTCCACGCTTGGTTTAATCCGTTTAGAGCAACGAACTCAGCGAGTACATCGAACTTGGCTGCAAACCACATCTCCAAGCTTCATCCCGACTGGATTGTGAATGCATCCGGCAAAATGTACATTAACCCGGGTATCCCGGAAGCCAGACAGCATATTATCGATACGATCATGGAAGTGGTCAATCAGTATGATATTGATGGTGTACATCTGGATGATTATTTCTATCCATCCAATGTGACCTTTAATGATGATGCGGCCTTCAAAACCTATAACACATTAAATACCAAAGACCGTGCTGAATGGCGTCGTGACAATATTAATCAATTCGTCAAGCAGCTCGGGCAGAGCATTCACAGAGCGAAAGCTAACGTTGAATATGGAATTAGTCCATTTGGTGTATGGCGTAACAAATCTGTTGATCTGACCGGCTCTGATACCAAAGCAGGAGTAACCGCATATGACAGCATGAATGCCGATGTGCGGACATGGATTAACCAAGAGTGGATTGACTATGTCGCTCCGCAGGTGTATTGGAGTATGACACTAAGCGTAGCCCGATACGACAAAGTCGTGGATTGGTGGGCGAATGAAGTGGCTAACACGAATGTGAAATTGTATATTGGCCACTCTCCTTATAAGTTAGGTACGCCGGAAATTGGCTGGCAGACATCACAGGAGATCATCGATCAGCTGAACTACAACAAGAAGTATGCTTCAGTTAAAGGGGATATTTACTTTAGTTCACAGTACCTGACGAAGAATCCTCTCGGACTGATTGCCAAATTGAAAGCTTACTATGGTCTTTAG
- the mntR gene encoding transcriptional regulator MntR, with amino-acid sequence MPTPSMEDYLERIYKLIDEKGYARVSDIAEGLEVHPSSVTKMIQKLDKDEYLIYEKYRGLVLTPKGKKMGKRLMERHHLLEQFLTTIGVQEENIYNDVEGIEHHLSWDSITCIESLVEYFRQDESRLRDLKNLQDVMSNTES; translated from the coding sequence ATGCCAACGCCCAGTATGGAAGATTATTTGGAGCGTATATACAAATTAATTGATGAAAAGGGCTATGCTCGTGTGTCTGATATAGCTGAAGGACTGGAAGTACATCCTTCATCGGTGACGAAGATGATCCAAAAGCTGGACAAAGACGAGTACCTTATCTATGAGAAGTACCGTGGACTGGTGCTTACGCCAAAAGGCAAAAAGATGGGCAAACGTTTGATGGAACGCCATCATCTGCTTGAACAGTTTTTGACGACGATTGGGGTTCAGGAAGAGAACATATACAATGATGTTGAAGGCATTGAACATCACCTGAGTTGGGACTCCATTACATGTATTGAGTCTTTGGTTGAATACTTCCGTCAGGACGAGAGTCGGTTGCGTGACCTCAAAAATCTTCAGGACGTCATGAGTAATACGGAGTCTTAA